GGTGCTGTTGCCAGACGCTGATATTGAGAAAAAGCCCGTATTGGCGGCCGCAATGGCTCTCGTTCCACTGCCCGGCGATGAATTCGCAGTTCCCGTGAGCGGTTTTTTGACGCCGGACCCAGGCCACAAGGGTCAGGCGGCCTTCCGGGCCGTGGATATCGAGACTCGGGCAGGCAGCCCGAGCGCAGTTGAGCCAGTCGCCCTCGTCGATGCGCAGGGCTTGACCACCCAGGGGGGCGCCGGGTACGGCCTCGACGGTTAATTCGCCGGTGCGTGACTCCAGGGCGTAGGGCTCGCCTTCTTCGGCTTTAAAGGTCGTGCCACTCTCTGTGAAGTTCCAGAATGTGATCAAACCGGGAAATGTCGCCGGGGTGGCGTCAAGGATCATGTCGGGGCAAACGTGCTCGGAGGAACTCATAGGTATTTCATAGTGGAAAATACGCCTCCGGGGAAAAGACCAAAAAGCTGTGACAAACAAAACATTGCCCGCGGGCCGGAAATTCTCCTAATCTTAACATTTAATCTATTCGGGCTGGCGTGCACCGGCCTTTCTGCTCACCTTTTCAGATCCAAAAAATTTAGCCGACATGGACCTTAAGGAAATCAAACAAGTCGTAGAGTTGATGAAGCGTTCGGACCTCACTGAGTTCGAAATCGAGGAAAAGGACCTCAAGCTGCGCATCTGCCGTGAGTCTCAAAAGCCTGTCGCGGTTGCCGCGGCACCTGTCATGGCGCCTGCCGCCCCGGCTCCTGCTGCCGCTCCCGCGGCTCCTGCCGCCCCGGCCAAGCCCGTCGAAGAGCCGGGCACCGAGTTCATCAAATCGCCCATGGTAGGCACCTTTTATCGTGCCCCCAGCCCGGACAGCCCGTCCTTCGTGGAGATCGGGGCCGTCGTCAAGGCCGACTCTGTCGTGTGTATCATCGAGGCCATGAAGGTCATGAACGAGATTCACGCTGAGGCCAAGGGCAAGATCCTGGAAGTGCTCGTGGAGAACGGCCAATCGGTCGAGTACGGCCAGCCGCTTTTCAAGATCAAGGCTTCCTGAGCCTCCGCCCGCCCAACGTCATCCCGCGCCTCCGCGTGAACGCACGCGGCCACCCGAGCACCCATGATCAAGAAAATCCTTATTGCCAACCGCGGCGAAATCGCCCTGCGCATCGTACGAGCCTGCCGTGAGCTTGGCGTCAAGACCCTGGCCGTCTACTCCGAGGCCGATGAGCAGTCCCTGCACGTACAGCTGGCCGACGAGGCCATCTGTATCGGTCCGGCCGCCTCCAGCGAGAGCTACCTGAAGGCTGACCGCATCATCAGTGCGGCCGAGATTGCCGATGTGGACGCGATTCACCCCGGCTTCGGCTTTCTCTCGGAAAACGCCGAGTTCGCCGAGCAGTGCGAGAGCTGCAACATCAAGTTTATCGGCCCGAACTCCTCTACCATCCGCTTGATGGGGGATAAGGCGATGGCCAAGTCCGTCGCCCTCAAGGCCAAGGCCCCGGTCATCCCCGGCAGCGACGGTCCCGTCGAGACCGAGACCGAAGCCCTCAAGCTGGCCAAGCAGATCGGCTTCCCGGTGATCATCAAGGCCGTCGCCGGTGGGGGTGGTAAGGGCATGCGCCTGGCCCACAACGCCGTGGCCTTCGTCCGCGAGTTCCAGCTGGCCCGCGCTGAGGCCGAGAAAGCCTTCGGGAATGGCTCGGTCTACGTGGAGAAATTTATCGAAAACCCGCGCCACATCGAGTTCCAGCTCCTGGGTGACGAGCACGGTAAGATCATCCACCTCGGTGAGCGTGACTGCTCGGTGCAGCGCCGCTACCAGAAGGTGGTTGAAGAGGCTCCGTCCCCCTTCGTGGATGAGAAGCTGCGCGCGAAAATGGGTAAGGCCGCTGTGGCCATCGCCGAAGAGTGCGGCTATCAGAATGCCGGAACGGTGGAGTTCCTCGTCGATAAAAACGGTGACTTCTACTTTATCGAGATGAACACCCGCATCCAGGTCGAGCATGGTATCACCGAGGAGGTGACCGGCTACGATCTGGTCAAGCGTCAGATCGCGATCGCCGCTGGTGAAAAGCTCGACCTCGACCAGAAGGACGTGCGCTTCATCCGCCACGCCATTGAGTGCCGTATCAATGCCGAGGATCCGGCCCGCAACTTTGCCCCGTGCCCCGGTAAGATCGACCTGTACTACCCGCCCGGTGGCCATGGCGTTCGTATCGACTCGCACATTTATGGTGGCTATGTCGTGCCTCCCTACTACGACAGCATGATCTCCAAGGTCATCTCCTACGGGCAGACCCGTGAGATCGCCATCGACCGCATGTACCGTGCCCTTAACGAGTACATCATCCGTGGCATCCGCACCTCGATTCCCTTCTGTGCCGCTATCATGAAGGACCCGGTCTTCCGCTCCGGTGAAGCCACCACGAAGTTTGTGGGCGACTTTATGGAGCGCACGCCGAAGGATCTCTTCGCGACGGCTGAGGACTGATTCGTCAGTCTTCGGGGCCGCGATTTTTGCTTTGCCGAGCCGCCTTTTTGCCTCAAGGCTTCTTCCAGCGCTTGCGCAGATGCACAATATCCTCTGATCTAACCTTAACCGAGAAACTCTTATGCCAGCCAAGAAACCTTCCCAGCCCGCCGACGAATCGGATCCCAATAGCATCCCTACTCCGGTTGAAGCTACGGAAAGCTCCGATGAGATTCATATTAACATCCCTGTGGTCGCCAATATCGTGAAGATGGCCGCGCTGCAGGTGGACGGTGTGTACTCCGTGGGCGGTACCTTCGCTGATGGCCTGTGGGAGACTCTCGGTGCCAAGAAGGGCGACCGCGGCGTCGAGGTAAAGGAAGACGAAGCGGAAAACTACCTGATCCAGATCCACGTGGAAATGCGCTTCGGGGTCAGCATCGCCACGACCGCCAAGATCGTCCAGCAGACGATCCGCGAGCAGGTCGAAGCCATGACCAGCAAAGGCGTGGCCAAGGTCGAAGTCTTTATCGACGGCGTCCGCATGGAGCAGCCCGAGTCGGCTAAGAAGAGCGCCGAGCAGTGGGAGCAGCAGCCCCACACCGACTAGTTTTTGATCCCGTCGGCTTGCTTTCCGCAGGCCGGCGATCCCATTTTCTCCCGGCGAAAGCCACCATCAGGGACTGACAGCGTATGAACGAGGAAAACAAGATTCTGAGTTTTTATCACACGCAGATTGAGCCGTACCTGCAGGACCGCGTGCTCGTGATCTGCGTCGCCATTGTCCTGCTGTTTCTGCTGCTGGGTGTCGGTATGCTGCGCCGTCGCGGGCGTCCGATCCGGGTTTTCAAGACCACTTCCGGGCGTGTGCAGGTGACACGCGGGGCCATCCGTGATCTCGTTCTCGGTGCCTGCCGCCACGTCAACGCCGCTCATCGCCCCAAGGTCCACATCAAGGCTCGCCGTGGACGGCTCGCCATCCGCATCGATCTGCGCCTGAACGAAGACCAGCGTCTGAATGACGTTGCGGTCAAGCTCCAGACGCGCATCGAGGATGTCCTGCAGGACACGCTAAGCCTCGATCGGCGCAGCGTGCGTATCGACATCGGCCTGAAGGGGATTCGCCATAACAAGAAGACCACACCTCCCGAGGAGGAGGCACTTCCTGTGGCCGTCGCTCCTGTCCCCGATGTGGCTCCGGCACGGGCCGAGGAGGACTCTTTCGTCCCCGCCACGAGCCCGAGCGAGCCTGAGCTCGACAATGTCGCCGAGGACACGGAATCCGAGCCCAAGCCCAAGCGGAGCTTTTTCGGCTGGGGTAGCCGTAAATCCACGCCGTCCGATGAGGACGAGGTCGAGGATCCGGTCGATGCTACTGCCGACGACGACGATCCTTTCGCACCCGGGCATGTTTCCGAGTCGGACGAAGATCGCGAAAAGAAGGCCTGAGCGGGGTTCGCTCGGAGAGTTATCCCATGGCGGCAGACCTGCAGTCGGCGTTGTTTTACGCTATTTTGGATACCGGCTATGTGCCGCGTGACTCACTGGTGGACAAGTGCCGGGCCTTGCTGGCCGGTGGGGCGGATATTATCCAGCTGCGCGCCAAGCACGAAAACACTTCGGAGCGTATCGAAATTTTAAATACGCTCGTCCCGCTTTTTGCCGACACGGAAGTGCCGCTGGTCGTGAACGACGATCTGGAGGCTGCGTTGGCTTTCCCGGGGCTGGGGCTGCACGTCGGGCAGGATGACCTGCCGCCGGATGAAGCACGCGAGCGTCTCGGAGAGGGGCGTGTGCTCGGCCTCTCCACGCACTCACCGGATCAGGCTGCTGGCGCGATTGACCATGCGGCGGTCCTCGACTACTTCGCCGTGGGTCCGGTCTTTGCCACCCCGACCAAGCCGGACTACACGCCCGTGGGCCTGAACCTTGTCAGCCATGTCGCCGGGCTGGATGCACCGCTACCGTGGTTCGCCATCGGGGGGATCAAGCTCCACAATGTAGCTCAGGTGCTCGCGGCTGGAGCGCGCCGAGTGGTTGCGGTTTCAGATGTGCTGTGCGCGGAGGATTCGGCAGCGGTCATCCGTGACTATAAGTCGGCGTGCAGTCGCTGATAACCGGTCTGGTCAAGGCTGCGTGTTTGTTGCCTTCAGGCGCCACTTGCCGGATGCCGGATCTTTCTCAAAATCGCGCTCTGCCGGTACTCCGGCAGCGGTGTAAAGGTCTCTGACTTCCAAACCCTTCAGGTACTCGACAAATCCTTTCAGGTCCTGTGAGCCGTAGAAATTCCCCAGCTTAAGGAGCAGCCCGCCGGGGCGTTGGGTGAGGACCGCAATGGCCTCGGCGGCGTTGAAGCCCTGCTGTATGGCTACGACCAGAAAATCAAACAGGACCTGCTGAGTGGCCTCCGGGTTATTGCACGTCTGAGCCGCAAGCGGGTAGAACTCCTTTAACAGCGTCTGGCTGACGGTGGCTCTCTCCTGCTCATCCATGGCAATATGGTTACAAGGTTATCTTACAAAAAGTAGCAGAGGTCGGCCCATTCGCCATCTACCCGCGTGTCCACGCGATAGCTGATGCCCGCCTCGGTCGCGACGGTGTTGAAATGCTCTTTCACCTCATCGAGCTCGCGGGCGAGGATGCCGCTGAGGGCGAGGGTACCGTTTGGCGCCATGGCAGCGAACAGCCCGGCGGCGTGAATCTTCAGGATGTCGGCCTGGATGTTGGCCATCATGAAGTCAGTCTGGCGGCCTTCGAGGCCGGACTCGATCCCAGCCTCGGCAAAGGCGACGGCCTCGGGGGAAATCTTGTTAAAGAGCGTGTTCTCGCGGCTGACGCGGATCGCCTCGGGGTCCTGGTCAAAGCCGTAGACATTCTTTGCACCGAGCAGGACGGCGGACAGGGCCAGGATGCCCGAGCCGCACCCGGCGTCGATGATGCGCTGGGAGGGGAAGGCGTCCCCGCGCTCCGCACGAAAGTCGAGCAGGCGGCGCGCCATCAGGCGGGTCGTTTCGTGGCTACCCGTCCCGAAGGCCATCCCGGCGTCCAGGTACAGGGCCACGTCCCCGTCGGGCAGGGGGTAGCTCTCACGTTCCCAGGCGGGCACCCAGTGCAGCGGGGGCTTGGCCCAGGGCTTTAGGAACTCCTTGTACGCTTCCTGCCACTCGCGGTCCTCGATCTGCTCGCGGGCGAACTCAGCGGGCAGCTCAGCGAAGGCTTCGCGCAGAGCGGCCAGCCCGGCGTCAGCCTCGGCCTCCGTTTCGTAAAAGCCTTTGAGGAAAAGGGGGCCGCCGGGAGCGGATTCGATGCCCCAGTCGAGGAGCCCTTCTTCGCAGAAGTAGGCTTCGAGGGCCTCAGCCAGTTCGGTGGGGACTTCGGTTTTGAGGATAAACATTGGGATGGGTGCGAAAAGTTACTGGAGGTTGCCGAGCATGAGCTCGTCGGAGAGGCGTCGGATGGTGGCGGGCAGGAGCTCGTGCTCTGCGGCGTGGACCTTTGCCTCGACGGCTTCCAGCGGCTCGCCTTTTTCGATCGGCACGCGTGTTTGGCCGAGTATTTCGCCAGCGTCGATCTCGGGGGTGACCCAGTGGACGGTGCAGCCGGTCTCGGCATCACCGGCCTCGATGGCGCGCTGGATGGAGTGCAGGCCGGGATACTTGGGCAGGAGGCTGGGGTGCAGGTTGATGATGCGCCCGTTAAAGGCCTCGATAAAGGGCGGCTTGATCACCCGCATGAAGCCGGCCAGCACGATGAAGTCCGGCTGCAGGCGCTGGATGGTCTCGATCCAGTGGGCTTCGGCTTCGCCTTCGAGCTTGGTTTTGAACTTACCCGGATGCAGGTAAAAGGCGGGCACGTCAAAACGCGGGCCAAGCTTGAGCATGGGGGCCTCGGGCTTGTCGCAGAAGATACCCACGACCTGGGCCAGTCCGAGCTTGCCGTCGTCCTGTGCTTTGAGGATGGCCTCGGCATTACTGCCACGGCCGGAACCAAGTAATACGATGCGTACCATGTAAAGTTGGGGGTCAGAATGTGTCGGCGGCAGCGCGGATCTTCGCGATGAGCGAAGTGGTGCTGTAGCCTTCGAGAAAAGGCAGGAAGCGGATGTCGGTCCCGCAGGCTTCGAGCGCCGCGCGCTCCTCGGGGTTGAGGCTGCCGATGTCGTAGTCACCGGCCTTGACGTATACGTCTGGCTGCAGCACCTGAATCTCGTGAGTCAGCCGCGGCGTGTGAAAGATGACAAGCGCGTCGATAAAGGGCAGGTTCCCCATCAGGTAGGCGCGCTCTTGTTCGCTCTGCACGGGGCGGGTGGGGCCTTTCAGCGCCTGCACGCTCTTATCGCCGTTGAGGGCGACATAGAGCCGGTCACCCTGCTCGGCGGCTTTCTTCAGGAAAAACAGATGCCCGGTATGCAGCAGGTCGAAGCATCCGTTGGTGAGCACGACTTTTTCCCCGGCCTGGCGGGCGTCTTCACGCTGGCGGGCAGCGTCGTCGAGGCTGAGAAGCTTGGGGATGTCGAGTGCGGGCGGCATAAAGTCCGCATACTTCGCCCGCTATGGCTTGGGGTCAAGCTTTAGCCCGCTCCTCGGTACGACTAGGGCACTCCGCCTAGCGGCTCTGGGGAGGAGCGATCGGACCGTCCATGCCGTAGTAGGTCTGGCGCAGTCCGGTCTGGTTGGACTTGTAGCGCTGACCGTCGATCTCGACCGTGACGTTCTGGATCTCAGGGCTGACCACGCGGATGGTACCGGCGCGGCTCAGGGTCGTAGACTGACCGTCACTGAGGTTGCCCTTAAAGAGTTCCTGCAGGTCGCTTTCCTGGCGTACGAGTACGTAGGCATTACCGCCGGTGGCGGTGATGGTCACGTCGCCAGCTTCGGCAGGTGTGGTGGCGGGCTGGAGGGGGGTGGTCGTTGAACTCCCGCTGGAGACGGCGGAGGCCGGGGCGGTGTCGTCCTCAACCGCTGGATCACTCGGGCTGATGAGCATGTTGACGAGGACGGCCAGCAGGCCGACCAGTACAAACGTGCCTGCTACGATGAGGCCGATTTTCCAGTAAAGGGATTTGTCCGTGTTCTGCTCGACCGGATCAGCCGGGCCGTCGTGGGCGCTGCTCGGGCGGTCCTTGAGGCGTGCGGTCTTGACCACTTTCGGGCTGTGCTCGCCAAAGGGCGGGGCGGAGTCCGTGCTGCCGAGAGTCTTTGTCTCTTCGGGCAGATCCATGCGGCCGAAGAACTCGCGGCTGTCGCGCTTGTTGGCCAGCTTGCTGGACCCGAGCAGGACGGCGTTGTAGTCCGTCATCAGCTTGTCGGTATCGAGCTTGAGGTAGTGGCCGTAAATTTTCAGGAAGCCGCGCTTATAAACATCGGGCAGATCGAAATCGAACTGGTTGTTCTCGAAGTTCATGAGGAAATCGCTGCGGATTTTCGTTCCTTCGGCAGCTTCGCGGATGGAGATACCCTGCCGCTTGCGCGCTTCCTCTAATCTGTCTCCGATGTTTGGCATGTAAAATCCTGAGTCTGTGAGAATTCCCTAACGGATGGCAAGGCAGAAAGCAGGGTGCGTGACCACACTGAACAAACATGGGGCGAGGCACCATCGCTCACTGCGTTCGCTCCCTCAATTATTCTCCGATTGCGCAAGAGGAGTTCGCTTGAGTTGGCGCAACTACCGTTGCCCAGGCCGCCACTTCAGGCGGCGGCTTCAGTGATGTGTGAGCATCACGCGGGTCCAGGGCTATGCCCTGGTTACAGGCTGTCCAGGTCGCGCATGATCTCGCGGGGGCTGGAGCCGTTCTCGGGGCCGACGATGCCCTCGTCTTCGAGGATCTCCATGATGCGGGCGGCGCGGTTGTAGCCGATCTTGAGGCGGCGCTGGAGCATCGAGGTGGAGGCGCGCTTGGTGGCTCGGAGCACGTCGATGGCAGCGGGTACGAGCTCGTCGTCCCATTCTCCCTCGGCACCGCCGCCGCCTTCCTCGCCACCGGCTTCGATCTGCTGCTGCACCTCTTCGGCGAAGCTCGGGTCCCCATTCTTGTCGTTGAGGAAATCTACAATGCCGTTGATCTCGTCGTCGGAGACGAAGGCACCCTGAGCACGGACGAGGTTCGAGGTGCCGGGAGGCACGAAGAGCATGTCGCCCTTACCGATGAGGGCCTCGGCACCGCCCTGGTCGAGGATGGTGCGGCTGTCGACCTTGGAGGCGACCTTGAAGGAGACGCGGGTGGGCAAGTTGGCCTTGATCACGCCGGTGATGACGTTCACGGAGGGGCGCTGGGTGGCCAGGATGAGGTGGATGCCGGCGGCACGGGCGAGCTGGGCGAGGCGGGCAATCCCCGTCTCGATGTCCTGCGGGGCGACCATCATGAGGTCGGCCAGCTCGTCAATGATGCACACGATGTAGTGCATGCGCTTGTCGGGGATCTCGAACTCCACGTCGTCGTCGCGGGGGACTTCCAGGTTGGAAGCGGCTGCGCGCTCCTCCGGGCTCATGGCCGAAGACATTTCTGCCTCGCGGGCCTCGGCCTCGGCGCGTTCCTTTTTGTTCTTCGCGATCTTGGCGTTAAAGCCAGCGATATTGCGCACGCCTACCTTGGCGAAAATCTGGTAGCGCCGTTCCATTTCGCTGATCAGGTACTTGAGCGCGCCGGGCACCTTCTTGGGCTCGGTCACGACCGGGATCAGCATGTGCGGCAGCTTGTTGTAGACCTGCATTTCCACGACCTTCGGGTCCACCATGAGGAAGCGCAGGTCCTCGGGGGCGGCGTGGTAGAGCAGGGAGGCGATGACGGAGTTGATGCAGACCGTCTTACCCGAGCCGGTGGAACCGGCGATGAGCATGTGGGGCATGCGGGTCAGGTCTTCGACAATGGGCTTGCCGGTCACGTCCTTACCCAGGACGACCGGGATCTCGGCCTTGGACTCGGCCCATGCGCGGGACTCGACGATCTCGCGCATCGTTACGGGCAGGGGCTTGGGGTTGGGCACCTCGATGCCGACCGTGCCCTTACCGGGGACGGGGGCGAGGATGCGCACCGCCTCGGCCCGCAGGCCCAGGGCGAGGTTTTTGTCCAGGTTGAGAATCTTCTCTACGCGCACGCCGGGAGCGGGCACGATCTCGTAGCGGGTGATGACCGGCCCGGTCTGGACCTCGGCGGGCTCCACCTTGACGTTAAACTCGTCCAGAATGCGGGCGATGTCGCGGGCGCGCTCCTGATGCTCCTCGGGGGAGGCGTGGTTTTCGCCGGGCTGCACGGGCTCGTTGAGCAGCTCGATCGAGGGGAAGGTGTGGTTACCCTTTTTCTCAGGGCGGGTGATGCGGGCCTTTTCAGTGACCTCGCTGTCCAGAATCTTGAGTGGATGCTGGGTGACGGAGAGGGGCTTGCGGGCCTGAGCCTTGTCTTCGGCCTCTTTCTTGCGGGTGAGGTTAAAGATGGCAGGGCCTTTCTTCGGGCCGGAGGCGGCAGCAGGCTCAGGAGCGGGGGGAGGTGGCTCTTCCACGGGCGCAGCTTCTTCCGGGGCGGTGCCGGGCGTGATGATGGCTTCATCTTCGCTGCGCAGGGAGGGCTTGCGCTCTTCCTTCTTGGGCGGCGGTGCCTTCTTGCTGGGGAAAACCCCCTTGATCGAACGCTCGGGCGGCGCCTGCTTGGCACGGGCGGCTTTAAGTTCGGCCTGGCGCTCCTTGCGGGCTTTGCGCTTTTGCTCCAGGCGCTCCAGCGTTTGCTGCAGGTTGTCCGTAAACAGAAACAGCCCGCTCACGAGGAAAATCAGCAGGATGAGCAGGCTCGTGCCAAAGGAACCGGCGTACTTGATCGCCAGGTTATTGAAGACCAGACGGCCCATGAGCCCCCCGAGTCCGTTAAAGTAGTAGCGACGCTCCGGGGCACCCTGGCTGGTGGTAAGAATCTGCAGGCCGGTATCGGTCGATGCGGGAGCGTTCCAACTGAACTCCTCCGGGCGCGGCGTTTCGAAGACTTGCTCATCGACGAGGGTGGACAGACCGGTCAGCGAGATCAGGAAGAACACAGCCGAGATCGCCAGGCGCAGGCGGACCCGGTGGGCCTGCCGGAAAAGCAGGAGATAGCTGATCCAGAACAGCAGCAGCGGGATCAGCCACGAGACGATCCCGAACAGCCAAAACGTCCGGTATGCCAGCTCGGCGCCAAGGGTGCCCGTGAGGTTCTGGTCCGAGTCCCCGCCGACATGCAGATGCGGCGACTGGCTCGGGTTAAAGTCCAGCAAGGCAACAATATAGATGATGCTGAGAGCCAGCACCACCAAGGCCCAGAAAGGCTTGGACTGGGGTTGGCGCGGGGCGAAAGATGTTTTCTCCTGCGTGGCGGCAGGTTTTTTCGAGAAGAGGCCCATTTCCAAAAAGACCATCCTACCCGTGCTGCGTTCAAAAACAAGCCCGAACCCCAATACCGGTAGTTTTCATGACTGCATCAAGTGGTGTGCGGTAGGTAGGCAGGCCCCTTGACCCCAGCCGGGGCGGATTATACCCCCAATGACGATAGGATCACCCTGACATTGACCGCCGCTGCCGGGGACTTTAGCGTTGGGTCATGCGCTTTTACGCTTTCAAACCTATTTATCAGGAACGTGTCTGGGGCGGACGTGGTCTGGCAGACCAACTCGGGCGGGCTCTGCCCGGCGAGGCCCCTATCGGCGAGAGCTGGGAGATTGTGGATCGCCCCGAGGCCCAGTCTGTCGTGGCCGAAGGGCCGCAGGCAGGGCTGACCCTGCGTGAACTGGTGGAAAAGCACGCCGACACCGTGATGGGGCCCGGCTACGATGCCTCGACCCCCTTTCCGATTCTGGTCAAGTGGCTGGACTGTCAGGACCGTCTGAGCCTGCAGGTTCACCCCCCGGCAGACATCGCTCCGAGCCTCGGCGGCGAGCCCAAGACCGAAAACTGGTACGTGGCCGAGGCCGAGCCGCACGCGGCCATGCTCATCGGGCTGAAAAACGGCGTCACCCGCGAGGAATTTGAAACCGCCCTGCGCGAAAACCGGGCCGAGCCTCTCGTGCACCGTATCCCCGCCAAAAAGGGCGAGTCGATGTTTGTGCGCAGTGGCCGCCTGCACGCGCTGGACGCCGGTTGCCTGATCCTGGAGATCCAGCAAAACTCCGATACGACCTACCGCGTGTACGACTGGGGGCGTGTCGGGCTCGACGGCCAGCCGCGCCAGCTCCACATCGAGGAGTCCCTCAAGTGTATCGAGTTCAACGACTACGAGCCGGACCTCCTGCGTCCGGTGGGCGACAAGCAAGTCATCGCCGAATCCGAGCTGTTTAACATCACCCGCTATACACTCCGCTCTGGCCAGAAGCTGGAGTTCCCCGCCGGGGAGCAGCCGCGTCTGATCGGTGTGGTCGACGGTGCGCTGCGCGACTGTGCGGACGAGACCACAATCGGTCGCAGTGCAAATGTTCTGCTTCCCTATGCGGAGAGCTTCACGCTGGAGGCCATTCACTCGCCGACCACCGTGCTGGTGACGGATGGTTTCGGGGGTGCGTGACCGCACTGGCCATTGATGGGGTTTGCCCGTCGCTCACTGCGTTTGCTGCTTTGGTCACCATCATTGATAACAGCTTCTCTCACCGATGCTAAAACTCCTCTTTAAACCCATTGGCTGTCTGGGCTCGGTGCTGGCGACACTGCTGGTGCTGGCGGTGATTGCGCTCATCGTACTGTTTTGGGTGGCCGAGGCGTGGACCCCGAAGTTCGTCTCTGAGTGGATGGAGCAGCATAGCGGCTTTGACGTGCAGATCGACGACGCCAACCTCGAGCTGCTTTCGCAGGAGATCGTCTTTGAGGACATCGTGGTGGGAAATCCCCCCGGTTTCCCGGAGGAGAGTTTCCTGCACATCCGTGGGCTCAGTGTGAAGCTGCCCCTGACTGCGGTGGCTGAGGGAGACTGGCGCGCGCGAGAGGTGGATATGGTGATTGATTCGCTCACCGTGGTCATCCCCGAGCGTGGTCCCAGTAACCTGGCGGCCTTTATCGATGCGGTGGGATACGAGCCGACCATCAGTGATCAAGCCGCCGCCACGGCGCTTGCCGATGGCCCGCAGCTGGAGAGCTTCCGGCTCGCGATCCGCGAGGTTATTATCGAGAACCACTCCATCGGTCGCCCGGACATTGCCCGCTACAAGGTGGAGTACGTGGGCGAATTTACCGGTGTGAGCCTGAGTTCGGAGGTTTTCCCGGAGGTGCAGCAGGCGTTGCGGCAGAGTGGGTTGCCCGGTTTCGGGCCGGCCTTTTTCCGGGCGCTTTTTGCGACTTTTCCGGTTCAGTGTTTCGCGGATATCGAGCCGCGTACGCCCGAAATTATCCCCGATAAAATCGACACACTGATCCGTGAACACGGTGAAGATGCTAAAAAAGCCCTTGAATCTCTCTAAGATTGGGTAATGGTTTCTCCCCTTACACAAATGTCTATGAAGGAGAAACCCGAAAGCAACGAACCGGAAGCGGCCACCGAGGCACAGGCCGCGCCTGCGCCGGAAGAAGCGGTCGCTCCTGAGGAGGCTTCCGCCGAAGCCGGCTCGGAGACGGCAAAGCTGCTCGCCGAGCTCGACAAAGCCCAGGCCCAGGCCAAGGACTACGAGGACCGCTACCTGCGCTCCATGGCCGATCTGGATAATTTCCGCCGCCGCGCCGCCCGCGAAAAGGAAGAGTCGCGCCTGCTGGCCAACGCTGTCCTGATCGAGGAGTTGCTGCCCGCGCTTGATAATTTTCGTCTCGGCCTCGCTGCCGCCGGTAACCACCCGGAAGCCGCCGAGGTGGCTAAAGGCTTCGAAGTCGTCGCTGCCCAGCTGCGCCAGGTCCTCAACGGCCATGGCCTTGAGGTGATCGAACCCGCCCCCGGCGAGGACTTCGACCACAACCTGCACGAGGCTGTCTCGCAAAGCCCGAGCGACGAAATCGCCGACAACAAGGTGCTCACCCTCGTCCGGGCGGGCTACCAGCTCAACCAGCGCCTGCTGCGCCCGGCTTCGGTCGTGGTCTCCAGCGGCCCCGCCGAAGGTTGATCCAGGATGGCGAATAAAGATTACTACGAACTGCTCGGCGTGAGCCGGGAGGCTACCGAGCAGGAAATTAAAAAGGCCTACCGTAAGCTGGCCATGAAGTATCACCCGGACAAAAATCCGGGCGATGCCGAGGCCGAGGCCAAGTTTAAGGAGATCGGCCACGCCTACGAGGTCCTCAGCAACGAGGACAAGCGTGCCGCCTACGACCGCTACGGGCATGCCGCCTTTGAGCAGGGCGGCGGGCGCAGCGCCGGGGGCGGTTTCCATGATCCCTTCGACATCTTCCGCGAG
This genomic interval from Ruficoccus sp. ZRK36 contains the following:
- the accC gene encoding acetyl-CoA carboxylase biotin carboxylase subunit, with amino-acid sequence MIKKILIANRGEIALRIVRACRELGVKTLAVYSEADEQSLHVQLADEAICIGPAASSESYLKADRIISAAEIADVDAIHPGFGFLSENAEFAEQCESCNIKFIGPNSSTIRLMGDKAMAKSVALKAKAPVIPGSDGPVETETEALKLAKQIGFPVIIKAVAGGGGKGMRLAHNAVAFVREFQLARAEAEKAFGNGSVYVEKFIENPRHIEFQLLGDEHGKIIHLGERDCSVQRRYQKVVEEAPSPFVDEKLRAKMGKAAVAIAEECGYQNAGTVEFLVDKNGDFYFIEMNTRIQVEHGITEEVTGYDLVKRQIAIAAGEKLDLDQKDVRFIRHAIECRINAEDPARNFAPCPGKIDLYYPPGGHGVRIDSHIYGGYVVPPYYDSMISKVISYGQTREIAIDRMYRALNEYIIRGIRTSIPFCAAIMKDPVFRSGEATTKFVGDFMERTPKDLFATAED
- a CDS encoding LamG domain-containing protein, encoding MSSSEHVCPDMILDATPATFPGLITFWNFTESGTTFKAEEGEPYALESRTGELTVEAVPGAPLGGQALRIDEGDWLNCARAACPSLDIHGPEGRLTLVAWVRRQKTAHGNCEFIAGQWNESHCGRQYGLFLNISVWQQHHQVCGHLSNVGGPTPGFKYCIDGPVGATPVSCDEWAVVAMSYDGQNGYAWLDGQLDARAGLNPYSLSGGLHDGGPKGSDFTVGAVDRSGEIGNFFTGHIAGLAVYNRALSPAEIYALSRLQ
- a CDS encoding Asp23/Gls24 family envelope stress response protein, translating into MPAKKPSQPADESDPNSIPTPVEATESSDEIHINIPVVANIVKMAALQVDGVYSVGGTFADGLWETLGAKKGDRGVEVKEDEAENYLIQIHVEMRFGVSIATTAKIVQQTIREQVEAMTSKGVAKVEVFIDGVRMEQPESAKKSAEQWEQQPHTD
- the accB gene encoding acetyl-CoA carboxylase biotin carboxyl carrier protein yields the protein MDLKEIKQVVELMKRSDLTEFEIEEKDLKLRICRESQKPVAVAAAPVMAPAAPAPAAAPAAPAAPAKPVEEPGTEFIKSPMVGTFYRAPSPDSPSFVEIGAVVKADSVVCIIEAMKVMNEIHAEAKGKILEVLVENGQSVEYGQPLFKIKAS
- the thiE gene encoding thiamine phosphate synthase — encoded protein: MAADLQSALFYAILDTGYVPRDSLVDKCRALLAGGADIIQLRAKHENTSERIEILNTLVPLFADTEVPLVVNDDLEAALAFPGLGLHVGQDDLPPDEARERLGEGRVLGLSTHSPDQAAGAIDHAAVLDYFAVGPVFATPTKPDYTPVGLNLVSHVAGLDAPLPWFAIGGIKLHNVAQVLAAGARRVVAVSDVLCAEDSAAVIRDYKSACSR
- the amaP gene encoding alkaline shock response membrane anchor protein AmaP codes for the protein MNEENKILSFYHTQIEPYLQDRVLVICVAIVLLFLLLGVGMLRRRGRPIRVFKTTSGRVQVTRGAIRDLVLGACRHVNAAHRPKVHIKARRGRLAIRIDLRLNEDQRLNDVAVKLQTRIEDVLQDTLSLDRRSVRIDIGLKGIRHNKKTTPPEEEALPVAVAPVPDVAPARAEEDSFVPATSPSEPELDNVAEDTESEPKPKRSFFGWGSRKSTPSDEDEVEDPVDATADDDDPFAPGHVSESDEDREKKA
- a CDS encoding 50S ribosomal protein L11 methyltransferase, translating into MFILKTEVPTELAEALEAYFCEEGLLDWGIESAPGGPLFLKGFYETEAEADAGLAALREAFAELPAEFAREQIEDREWQEAYKEFLKPWAKPPLHWVPAWERESYPLPDGDVALYLDAGMAFGTGSHETTRLMARRLLDFRAERGDAFPSQRIIDAGCGSGILALSAVLLGAKNVYGFDQDPEAIRVSRENTLFNKISPEAVAFAEAGIESGLEGRQTDFMMANIQADILKIHAAGLFAAMAPNGTLALSGILARELDEVKEHFNTVATEAGISYRVDTRVDGEWADLCYFL